One genomic window of Borreliella burgdorferi B31 includes the following:
- the fusA gene encoding elongation factor G, with amino-acid sequence MDYNKLRNIGISAHIDSGKTTLTERILFYCNKIHAIHEVKGKDGVGATMDSMELERERGITIASAATHVEWKDFPINIIDTPGHVDFTIEVERSLRVLDGAILVLDSVAGVQSQSITVDRQLKRYSVPRLAFVNKCDKTGANPYNVKDQLRSKLDLNSVLMQIPIGLEDKHIGVIDLVLMKAYYFEGKDGTEIIEKEIPSDLLEEAKSKREIMLDTLADFNDELMELHMEGKEVPTEIIYNATRTGTLALKLCPVFMGSAYKNKGVQLLLDAVTRFLPSPHDIKNTALDLNNNEKEIDLKIDNELPTVALAFKLEDGQYGQLTYVRIYQGILKKGQELINSRTSKKFKVGRLIRMHANNTEDIEFGGSGDIVALFGIECASGDTFCDPSINYSMTSMFIPDPVISLSVKPKDKKSADNMAKALGRFTKEDPTFKTYVDIESNETIIQGMGELHLEVYIERMKREFKAEVETGMPQVAYRETITRKAEFNYTHKKQSGGAGQFGRVAGFMEPLDKEGETYEFVNLIKGGVIPTEYIPSCDKGFQKAMERGTLIGFPIVDIKITINDGQYHIVDSSDIAFQLAAIGAFREAYEKAKPTILEPIMKVTLEGPTEFQGNMFGLLNQRRGIITGSLEDGSFSKVEAEVPLSEMFGFSTVLRSSTQGKAEFSMEFLRYGKVPSTIFDELRKKFNDQNKS; translated from the coding sequence ATGGACTATAATAAATTACGAAACATAGGTATTAGCGCACACATCGACTCAGGAAAAACCACTCTTACAGAACGTATTCTTTTTTATTGTAATAAAATTCATGCAATTCACGAAGTAAAAGGCAAAGATGGGGTTGGTGCAACAATGGACTCAATGGAACTTGAAAGAGAAAGAGGAATCACAATAGCATCAGCTGCAACTCACGTTGAATGGAAAGATTTTCCGATAAATATTATTGATACACCCGGACACGTAGATTTTACAATTGAAGTTGAAAGATCTCTTAGAGTGCTTGACGGGGCAATATTGGTTCTTGATTCTGTTGCAGGAGTTCAATCCCAATCAATAACTGTTGATCGACAGCTTAAAAGATATAGCGTGCCGCGCCTTGCATTTGTAAACAAGTGTGATAAAACCGGAGCAAATCCCTACAATGTAAAAGATCAACTAAGATCAAAACTTGACTTAAACTCCGTTTTAATGCAAATTCCAATTGGATTAGAAGACAAACATATTGGAGTTATAGACCTTGTATTAATGAAAGCCTACTATTTTGAAGGAAAAGATGGAACAGAAATAATAGAAAAAGAAATACCCTCAGATCTCTTAGAAGAAGCAAAAAGCAAACGAGAAATAATGCTTGATACTCTTGCTGACTTTAATGATGAACTTATGGAATTACACATGGAAGGAAAAGAAGTTCCTACTGAAATAATATACAATGCAACTAGAACAGGAACATTGGCTTTAAAATTATGCCCTGTATTTATGGGATCTGCTTATAAAAACAAAGGAGTGCAATTGCTCTTAGATGCTGTAACCAGATTTTTGCCATCCCCTCATGATATAAAAAACACCGCTCTTGACCTAAATAATAATGAAAAAGAAATCGATCTTAAAATTGACAACGAGCTCCCAACTGTTGCTCTTGCATTTAAACTTGAAGACGGACAATACGGACAGTTGACTTATGTGAGAATCTATCAAGGAATTTTAAAAAAAGGACAAGAACTTATCAACTCAAGAACTTCTAAAAAATTCAAAGTTGGAAGGCTTATCAGAATGCATGCCAATAATACAGAAGACATTGAATTTGGAGGAAGTGGTGACATTGTTGCTTTATTTGGAATAGAATGTGCATCAGGAGATACGTTTTGTGATCCATCGATCAACTATTCAATGACATCAATGTTTATTCCAGATCCAGTAATTTCTCTTTCTGTAAAACCAAAGGATAAAAAATCTGCTGATAATATGGCCAAAGCCCTTGGAAGATTTACAAAAGAAGATCCAACATTTAAAACTTATGTTGACATTGAATCAAATGAAACAATAATTCAAGGAATGGGAGAGCTACACTTAGAAGTTTACATTGAAAGAATGAAAAGAGAGTTCAAGGCAGAAGTTGAAACCGGAATGCCGCAAGTAGCCTATAGAGAAACGATTACAAGAAAAGCTGAATTTAATTATACTCACAAAAAGCAATCTGGAGGAGCTGGTCAGTTTGGACGAGTTGCAGGGTTTATGGAACCTCTTGACAAAGAAGGAGAAACATACGAATTTGTCAATCTAATAAAAGGAGGAGTAATCCCAACAGAATATATCCCATCATGTGATAAAGGGTTCCAAAAAGCAATGGAAAGGGGAACATTAATTGGCTTTCCAATAGTTGACATAAAAATTACAATCAATGATGGCCAATATCACATTGTTGACTCATCTGATATTGCATTCCAATTAGCAGCAATTGGAGCTTTTAGAGAGGCTTATGAAAAAGCAAAGCCTACAATCCTTGAGCCAATAATGAAAGTTACCCTTGAAGGACCTACTGAATTCCAAGGCAATATGTTTGGACTTTTAAATCAAAGAAGAGGAATAATAACAGGTTCCCTAGAAGATGGAAGTTTTTCAAAAGTTGAGGCTGAGGTGCCTTTAAGCGAAATGTTTGGATTTTCAACAGTCCTTAGATCCTCTACCCAAGGAAAAGCAGAATTCTCAATGGAATTCTTAAGGTATGGAAAAGTTCCAAGCACTATATTTGATGAACTTCGCAAAAAATTTAACGATCAAAACAAATCTTAA
- a CDS encoding tetratricopeptide repeat protein has translation MYKLLFIIVFVLSCSSIFKEYQNISGEYYKLAKLNEELGNDETSVLLYEKSIKFNINAGDDSSYNFILACINLKKYVEAELKLNSIIKEDPENILLINLKGYLLFKKNDLDNALIYYLKTLEFAPANKEALFNIFYIYHLKSDKKNAKKYISKYKELNHPIPSGAEEIVSSILKS, from the coding sequence ATGTATAAATTGTTGTTTATTATTGTTTTTGTTTTGTCTTGTAGCTCTATTTTTAAGGAATATCAGAACATATCAGGTGAATACTATAAGCTTGCTAAATTAAATGAAGAGCTTGGTAATGATGAGACTTCTGTTTTGCTTTATGAAAAATCTATTAAATTTAATATTAATGCTGGTGATGATTCAAGTTACAATTTTATTTTAGCTTGCATTAATTTGAAAAAATATGTTGAGGCTGAGTTGAAACTTAATTCTATTATAAAAGAAGATCCAGAAAATATTTTGTTAATCAATCTTAAGGGATATTTGCTATTTAAAAAAAATGATTTGGACAATGCTTTGATTTATTATTTGAAAACTCTAGAATTTGCGCCTGCAAATAAAGAGGCTCTATTTAATATTTTTTACATTTATCATTTAAAGAGTGACAAAAAAAATGCAAAAAAATATATCTCAAAATATAAAGAGCTAAATCATCCTATACCAAGTGGTGCGGAAGAAATAGTTTCTTCTATTCTTAAGAGTTAA
- the prs gene encoding ribose-phosphate diphosphokinase — translation MNLLKKKSIGIIACPGGRVFASKIIEELDRIFINIENEIIESICQDSKALKEEIFKIEKVLSPFLEGLSLSTLKSKEPLEIPVKFVKFANGEFKTEILKTIRNKDIFIVQDVANAYEVEINSSEKIIMTVNDHIMNLMTTIDACMQAKANSVSVIIPSYPYSRQDKKHSRECLTASLIGRFLEELGIRHILTLDIHSKAIENVFRKVYFENLNVSYEIFNSLKDLIDIRDSNLVIVSPDTGAVSRNKFFASSLKSPLALLYKERDYSRVSNDVADSNISVTKLLGDVEGKNVFMSDDMLATGGTLIKAMKLLKSMGAKKIICGISLPFFNGDAIKYFDKAYEEGFFYKIIGTNAVCHNDELINKPWYHEANVAPLFAEAIFAIYNKVGLQKILDRKDDIQKLITKG, via the coding sequence GTGAATTTACTTAAAAAGAAATCAATAGGAATTATTGCTTGTCCTGGGGGTAGGGTTTTTGCTAGTAAAATAATAGAAGAGCTTGACAGAATATTTATAAATATTGAAAATGAGATTATAGAGAGCATATGCCAAGATTCTAAAGCCTTAAAGGAAGAAATTTTTAAGATTGAAAAAGTTTTATCTCCTTTTTTAGAAGGACTTAGTTTGTCTACTCTTAAAAGCAAAGAGCCTTTAGAAATTCCTGTAAAATTTGTTAAATTTGCCAATGGTGAATTTAAAACAGAAATTTTAAAAACAATCAGAAATAAGGATATTTTTATTGTTCAAGATGTTGCTAATGCTTATGAAGTTGAGATAAACAGTAGCGAAAAAATAATTATGACGGTTAATGATCACATAATGAATTTAATGACAACAATAGATGCCTGTATGCAGGCCAAAGCCAATTCTGTTAGTGTTATTATCCCGTCTTATCCTTATTCAAGACAAGATAAAAAGCATTCAAGAGAATGCTTAACAGCAAGTCTTATTGGAAGATTTTTAGAAGAGTTGGGCATTAGACATATTTTAACCCTAGATATTCACTCAAAGGCTATTGAGAATGTCTTTAGGAAAGTTTATTTTGAAAATTTAAATGTTTCTTATGAAATCTTTAATTCTCTTAAGGATTTAATCGACATTAGAGATTCTAATTTAGTTATTGTTTCACCCGATACAGGTGCTGTAAGTAGAAATAAATTTTTTGCATCAAGCCTTAAGAGCCCTCTTGCTTTGCTTTATAAGGAGAGAGATTATTCAAGAGTTTCAAATGATGTTGCTGATTCAAATATTTCTGTAACCAAGCTTTTAGGAGATGTCGAAGGCAAGAATGTTTTTATGAGTGACGACATGTTAGCTACTGGGGGCACTCTAATTAAGGCAATGAAATTACTTAAAAGCATGGGTGCTAAGAAGATTATATGTGGGATTAGTTTGCCGTTTTTCAATGGAGATGCTATTAAATATTTTGATAAAGCTTATGAGGAGGGATTTTTTTATAAAATAATTGGAACAAATGCTGTTTGTCATAATGATGAATTAATAAATAAACCTTGGTATCATGAGGCTAATGTTGCGCCTCTTTTTGCGGAGGCAATATTTGCAATTTATAATAAAGTTGGTTTGCAAAAAATTCTTGATAGAAAGGATGATATTCAAAAATTGATTACCAAGGGTTAA
- a CDS encoding FGGY-family carbohydrate kinase, with the protein MNALSIDIGTSVLKAALVSSKNGVLSYIDVSYSDYFDVDFENFDFNIWLFSFKKAISNFKPSKIDCISVGGISPCLIALNSNLIPLEVLHWNSFKIKSYFKGKSVFLPYVLSTVERGTYSKISYFVSCFEYFIYLLTGKLFTSFPSMEYIPFIWDDIEIKKYGLDKNKFPPFVKMGENIGVVTYKAGIEFGLNSGISVINAGSDYLNALVGSGAFQEGIVSNRMGTSEGFNFVSSTYLPGFSLEYPYFLEGFFIIGRIVPFGYLIQLLKDSFYKKSLTFELLLKKIVKSVTLNNVYFYPSKIKLFNDLFVLDPCLCKDLSKGIFGSIKNPLEIGLSILEFVCFAFYNRLVELKACNKEILSIFVSGSNSDNLLLNQIKANILGKDLKIFDFKHSEIIGGAIQAFYSLREFGSLNDSFLKLTKIKHVVSPIIEVHEEYLEKYQKYINNYSLFVNG; encoded by the coding sequence ATGAATGCTCTTAGTATTGATATTGGTACCAGTGTTTTAAAGGCAGCATTAGTTAGTTCTAAAAATGGAGTTTTAAGTTATATTGATGTTAGTTACTCAGATTATTTTGATGTTGATTTCGAAAATTTTGACTTTAATATATGGCTTTTTTCTTTTAAGAAAGCCATATCCAATTTTAAGCCTAGCAAAATAGATTGCATTTCTGTTGGCGGCATTTCGCCATGTTTAATTGCTTTAAATTCAAATTTAATTCCTTTGGAAGTGTTGCATTGGAATTCCTTTAAAATTAAGTCTTATTTTAAGGGTAAGTCTGTATTTTTGCCCTATGTACTTAGTACGGTTGAAAGAGGAACATATTCTAAAATAAGCTATTTTGTTTCTTGTTTTGAGTATTTTATTTATTTGCTTACAGGAAAGCTTTTTACAAGCTTTCCAAGCATGGAGTATATTCCTTTTATTTGGGATGATATAGAGATAAAAAAATATGGGCTTGACAAGAATAAATTTCCTCCATTTGTAAAAATGGGAGAAAATATTGGCGTTGTAACTTATAAAGCAGGAATTGAATTTGGGCTAAATAGTGGAATTAGCGTAATTAATGCGGGATCAGATTATTTGAATGCTTTGGTGGGAAGTGGTGCTTTTCAAGAAGGAATTGTGTCAAATAGAATGGGTACAAGTGAAGGGTTTAATTTTGTTTCAAGTACATATTTACCAGGATTTTCTCTAGAATATCCTTATTTTTTAGAAGGATTTTTTATTATTGGGAGAATTGTTCCTTTTGGATATTTGATTCAATTATTAAAAGACAGTTTTTATAAAAAAAGTTTAACTTTTGAGTTGCTCTTAAAAAAAATTGTTAAAAGTGTCACTTTAAATAATGTATACTTTTATCCAAGCAAAATTAAACTTTTTAATGATTTATTTGTTTTAGATCCTTGTCTTTGCAAAGATCTAAGTAAAGGAATTTTTGGTAGTATTAAAAATCCATTAGAGATTGGTTTATCAATACTTGAGTTTGTATGTTTTGCTTTTTACAACAGATTGGTAGAGCTAAAAGCCTGCAATAAAGAAATTTTGAGCATTTTTGTTAGTGGGTCTAATTCTGATAATTTGCTTTTAAATCAAATAAAGGCAAATATTCTTGGCAAAGATTTAAAAATTTTTGATTTTAAGCATTCAGAGATTATTGGGGGAGCAATTCAAGCATTCTATTCTTTAAGAGAATTTGGCAGCTTAAATGATTCTTTTTTAAAACTTACAAAGATTAAGCATGTTGTTTCGCCTATTATTGAGGTTCATGAAGAATATTTAGAAAAATATCAAAAATATATTAATAATTATAGTCTATTTGTTAACGGGTAA
- a CDS encoding SPOR domain-containing protein: MKDLNENNDNNKGFFVALTSIATVCIIIFLGTIIFFPNKNLASDIAEKNIVLEEDKDPNTLEKVDQNEKSLKVSETQNEIIIDLTQDLNKEKKPTNKIPNTQKSKIIEKPQPTTQKISNTSQKSKTIEKPQPTTQKISNTSQKSKTIEKPQPTTQKISNTSQKSKTIEKPQPTTQKISNTSQKSKTIEKPQPIAQKTLNTDNIYDPNIEYYIQFVSLSDPINADNYIQKLLKYNIIARIYSATVDNKDIYRVRSGPYKTKSEAKADFKKIAGIGEFKETYILPVNK; this comes from the coding sequence ATGAAAGATTTGAATGAAAACAATGATAATAATAAAGGATTTTTTGTAGCATTAACATCAATTGCAACAGTTTGTATCATAATATTTCTTGGGACAATTATTTTCTTTCCAAACAAAAATTTGGCTTCAGACATTGCAGAAAAAAATATTGTTTTAGAAGAAGATAAAGATCCAAACACCTTAGAAAAGGTTGACCAAAATGAAAAATCTTTAAAGGTATCTGAAACTCAAAATGAAATAATTATAGATTTAACACAAGATTTAAATAAAGAAAAAAAACCTACAAACAAAATACCTAATACTCAGAAATCAAAAATCATCGAAAAGCCTCAACCCACAACTCAAAAAATATCTAATACTTCTCAGAAATCAAAAACCATCGAAAAGCCTCAACCCACAACTCAAAAAATATCTAATACTTCTCAGAAATCAAAAACCATCGAAAAGCCTCAACCCACAACTCAAAAAATATCTAATACTTCTCAGAAATCAAAAACCATCGAAAAGCCTCAACCCACAACTCAAAAAATATCTAATACTTCTCAGAAATCAAAAACCATCGAAAAGCCTCAACCCATAGCCCAAAAAACTTTAAATACTGATAACATTTATGATCCTAATATAGAATATTACATACAATTTGTATCACTCTCAGACCCAATCAATGCAGACAACTATATTCAAAAATTACTCAAATATAATATAATTGCTAGAATATATTCTGCAACAGTAGATAATAAAGATATTTACAGAGTAAGATCTGGTCCTTATAAAACAAAATCAGAAGCAAAAGCAGACTTTAAAAAAATAGCAGGAATAGGTGAATTTAAAGAAACTTATATATTACCCGTTAACAAATAG
- the coaE gene encoding dephospho-CoA kinase (Dephospho-CoA kinase (CoaE) performs the final step in coenzyme A biosynthesis.): MGRNPLIIGVTGRIASGKDTVSKIISNKYGFYEINADKLGHSVLHEKKEEIVKIFGQKILNTKNEIDKLLLRNLVFNDNKELKKLESVSHPVILSKIKKILIQNQSTKIIINAALLFKMNLEKLCDYIIVLKAKNSIIKNRLSYSIPNIDSNMINKILKIQKDIFFEKNIINLKIINIINNKNYAYLEKEIEKKMQGIINYERFE, translated from the coding sequence GTGGGGAGAAATCCATTAATCATTGGAGTAACAGGAAGAATTGCATCTGGCAAAGATACTGTTTCAAAAATAATTAGCAATAAATATGGATTTTACGAAATAAATGCAGACAAGCTTGGACATTCAGTATTACATGAAAAAAAAGAAGAAATAGTTAAAATATTTGGTCAAAAAATATTAAATACTAAAAATGAAATAGACAAACTCTTACTAAGAAATCTTGTATTTAATGACAATAAAGAATTAAAAAAGCTTGAAAGCGTATCACACCCAGTCATACTCAGCAAAATAAAAAAAATCCTAATCCAAAACCAATCTACAAAAATAATAATTAATGCTGCTTTACTTTTTAAAATGAATTTGGAAAAACTTTGCGACTACATAATTGTGCTTAAGGCAAAGAATTCTATAATAAAAAATAGATTATCATATTCTATACCAAACATTGATTCAAATATGATTAATAAAATACTCAAAATCCAAAAAGATATTTTTTTTGAAAAAAATATTATAAACTTAAAAATAATCAATATAATTAATAACAAGAATTATGCATATCTAGAAAAAGAAATTGAAAAAAAAATGCAGGGGATAATTAACTATGAAAGATTTGAATGA
- the polA gene encoding DNA polymerase I, with protein sequence MKELYLIDALNIIFRNYHVMKNYPLLNTQGENVNAFIGFFKTLFFIIKEKNPEHLIITFDSEVPTFRKQKYPSYKATRDLPPDDLIPQIGWIKEGLLKAKIPIFEMEGYEADDLLASFAKKAAKNNYLTYIISPDKDLLQTMSEYVKILKIENNSFIEMDNEYVTKKFGVNSFQIKDYLAIVGDRSDNIPGIKGIGAKGAANLLREFKTLDGIYSNLEIINKKHRELLIKEKENAFLSYELVSLEENLKIPEIENFALKNFSEEIISLFEKHSAIALIKTYKKDILKQEKENADQKSLFKQEPTTNSLDDINTIDTENVKYRSITTKIELDDLIESLKKAKYISIDTETSSLDTYTAKLIGISISFKEFEGYYIPIEAKGKIYIEKNYIIQKFNNLFESNPKIIGQNYKFDYKILKNNGFNPIPPYFDTMIAAYLIDTNSKVSLDFLAEKYLMHKNIKYEDVIQKNDNFANISLEMATSYSSEDADITFRLFNIFTKKLKEDKLDKLMHEIEMPFNKVIIEMEENGIYLDKEYLKEYGKELGKELEAIENEIIKSIGIDFNLNSPKQMHEILFEKLNLKLPEKMKKDSTDIKVLESLREQHESIENLIKYRQIAKLKSTYTDNLIELINYKTNRLHTSFIQTKTATGRITSINPNLQNIPIKDEKGRKIRKAFKPENGNIFISADYSQIELAILAHLSQDEVLIKAFENNKDIHTETASKLFKIEEKEITPNLRRIAKSINFGIIYRMSDFRLAKELGITKEEAKGFINSYFDSYPKIKEFIINQINFVRNAGYSETILKRRRYIKEINSNNYLERSAAERIAINSIIQGSAADIMKIAMVKVFNEFKSKKMESKILLQVHDEMLIESPIEEENEVKKILKIMMETAYTLNLPLRANIETGKSWGEIH encoded by the coding sequence ATGAAAGAACTTTACCTAATTGATGCACTAAACATAATATTTAGAAATTATCACGTAATGAAAAATTATCCACTTTTAAACACACAAGGAGAAAATGTAAACGCATTTATTGGCTTTTTCAAAACATTATTTTTCATAATAAAAGAAAAAAATCCTGAACATTTGATTATCACCTTTGACTCAGAGGTACCAACTTTTAGAAAACAAAAATATCCAAGCTACAAGGCAACAAGAGATTTACCTCCGGACGATTTAATACCTCAAATAGGATGGATAAAAGAAGGCCTTTTAAAGGCAAAAATACCAATCTTTGAGATGGAAGGCTACGAAGCTGACGATCTTTTAGCTAGTTTTGCCAAAAAGGCTGCAAAGAATAACTATTTAACTTACATTATTTCTCCAGATAAAGACTTGCTGCAAACAATGTCAGAGTACGTAAAAATACTTAAAATTGAAAACAACAGCTTTATTGAAATGGATAATGAGTACGTAACAAAAAAATTTGGAGTAAATAGCTTTCAAATAAAAGATTATTTAGCTATTGTTGGAGACAGGTCTGACAATATACCTGGAATAAAAGGCATTGGCGCAAAAGGAGCAGCAAATTTATTAAGAGAATTTAAAACCTTAGACGGGATATATTCAAATTTAGAAATAATAAATAAAAAACACCGAGAACTTTTAATCAAAGAAAAAGAAAATGCTTTTTTAAGCTATGAACTTGTAAGTCTTGAAGAAAATTTAAAAATTCCAGAAATTGAAAACTTCGCCTTAAAAAATTTTAGCGAAGAGATAATATCTTTGTTTGAAAAGCACTCAGCAATTGCCCTAATAAAAACTTATAAAAAGGATATCTTAAAACAAGAAAAAGAAAATGCAGACCAAAAAAGTCTATTTAAGCAAGAACCTACTACCAACAGCTTAGATGACATAAATACAATTGACACAGAAAATGTTAAATACCGCTCAATAACAACAAAAATAGAGCTTGATGATTTAATAGAAAGCCTTAAAAAGGCTAAATACATATCAATAGACACAGAAACGTCTTCGCTTGATACTTACACAGCAAAATTAATTGGGATTTCTATTTCATTTAAAGAATTTGAAGGTTACTATATTCCAATCGAAGCCAAAGGAAAAATTTACATAGAAAAAAACTATATAATACAAAAATTTAACAATCTTTTTGAATCAAATCCAAAAATAATTGGTCAAAATTATAAATTTGACTATAAAATACTTAAAAACAATGGATTTAACCCTATACCACCTTATTTTGACACAATGATTGCTGCATACCTTATCGACACAAACTCAAAAGTATCGCTTGATTTTCTTGCAGAAAAATATTTAATGCATAAAAACATTAAATATGAAGATGTGATACAAAAAAATGACAACTTCGCAAATATATCTTTAGAAATGGCAACAAGCTATTCATCCGAAGATGCTGATATTACATTTAGATTATTTAATATATTTACCAAAAAATTAAAAGAAGACAAACTCGACAAGTTAATGCACGAAATAGAAATGCCTTTTAACAAGGTGATTATAGAAATGGAAGAAAATGGAATTTACCTTGATAAAGAATATTTAAAAGAATATGGAAAAGAACTTGGAAAAGAATTAGAAGCAATCGAAAACGAAATAATAAAAAGCATAGGAATTGATTTTAATCTAAATTCTCCAAAACAAATGCATGAAATTTTATTTGAAAAATTAAATCTAAAATTACCAGAAAAAATGAAAAAAGATTCAACTGATATAAAAGTGCTTGAATCTCTCAGAGAACAGCATGAATCAATTGAAAATCTAATAAAATACAGACAAATTGCAAAATTGAAGAGTACTTACACAGATAATTTGATAGAACTAATAAACTATAAAACAAACAGACTGCACACAAGCTTTATACAAACAAAAACAGCAACTGGTAGAATCACTAGCATAAACCCTAACTTGCAAAACATACCAATAAAAGATGAAAAAGGGCGAAAAATAAGAAAAGCATTTAAACCAGAAAATGGAAATATTTTTATTTCAGCTGATTATTCTCAAATTGAGCTTGCTATACTTGCTCATTTATCACAAGATGAAGTCCTTATTAAAGCATTTGAAAATAATAAAGACATTCATACAGAAACTGCTTCTAAGCTTTTCAAAATAGAAGAAAAAGAAATTACTCCTAACTTGAGAAGAATAGCAAAATCTATTAATTTTGGAATAATTTATAGAATGTCAGATTTTAGACTTGCAAAAGAACTGGGAATTACAAAAGAAGAGGCAAAAGGATTTATAAACTCTTACTTTGATTCTTATCCAAAAATCAAAGAGTTTATAATAAATCAAATAAACTTCGTAAGAAATGCTGGATATAGCGAAACCATCTTAAAAAGAAGAAGATATATAAAAGAAATTAATAGCAATAATTATCTGGAAAGATCTGCCGCTGAAAGAATAGCAATAAATAGCATAATTCAGGGAAGTGCCGCCGATATCATGAAAATTGCAATGGTCAAAGTATTTAATGAATTTAAAAGTAAAAAAATGGAATCAAAAATATTGCTACAGGTGCACGATGAAATGCTCATTGAATCTCCTATTGAAGAAGAAAATGAAGTGAAAAAAATATTAAAAATTATGATGGAAACTGCTTACACATTAAATCTGCCTTTAAGAGCAAATATTGAAACGGGTAAATCGTGGGGAGAAATCCATTAA
- the fliS gene encoding flagellar export chaperone FliS has translation MIAKEKIYKQTQVNTSNPLSILIMLYEKAIQDLKVAKELIKDENWQNAVKANEKIFHAQEIITELMSTLNFEQGGNISTNLLSIYLFLNKELENVLLKKEIHKIDNVIKQLQILSFAWKKLSKKENNITQSNNVTQSKLGINIVG, from the coding sequence TTGATAGCAAAAGAAAAAATATACAAACAAACACAAGTAAACACATCAAATCCCCTATCAATATTGATAATGCTTTATGAGAAAGCAATACAGGATTTAAAAGTTGCAAAAGAGCTTATAAAAGATGAAAATTGGCAAAATGCAGTTAAAGCTAATGAAAAAATCTTTCATGCACAAGAAATCATTACTGAATTAATGTCAACCTTAAATTTTGAGCAAGGCGGAAACATTTCTACAAATTTACTCTCAATATACTTGTTTCTAAATAAAGAGCTAGAAAATGTTCTTTTGAAAAAAGAAATACACAAAATTGACAATGTCATAAAACAACTGCAAATATTAAGCTTTGCCTGGAAAAAATTAAGCAAAAAAGAAAATAATATTACTCAAAGTAATAATGTTACTCAAAGTAAATTAGGAATCAATATTGTCGGCTAA
- a CDS encoding response regulator → MEESKKALIADDSLFMRKNLIKILSQLGFKEFLEAEDGIQAVKEFEKQNNIDLITLDITMMGMDGITALERMYEINKKLLKKVNILMVTAIGKQELIQKALSLGARGYITKPFKKEQIIEQIKLLD, encoded by the coding sequence TTGGAAGAAAGCAAAAAAGCTTTAATAGCTGATGACTCACTTTTTATGAGAAAAAACCTAATAAAAATCTTAAGTCAATTGGGATTTAAAGAATTTTTAGAAGCCGAAGATGGCATTCAGGCTGTTAAAGAATTTGAAAAACAAAATAATATTGATTTAATAACACTCGATATAACAATGATGGGAATGGATGGAATCACAGCTCTTGAGAGAATGTATGAAATTAATAAAAAATTGCTTAAAAAAGTTAATATATTAATGGTTACAGCTATTGGAAAACAAGAATTAATACAAAAAGCTTTATCTCTTGGAGCTAGAGGATATATTACAAAACCTTTTAAAAAAGAACAAATAATAGAGCAAATTAAACTTTTGGATTAG